From the Sardina pilchardus chromosome 11, fSarPil1.1, whole genome shotgun sequence genome, the window ttaaatgcttggcagtgttaaacgcaaaagtaggctagcccatGAAGTcgcaaggggaaatatgaatggaaacttgttatgaagatgagatttaacactagctatgtctaggctgcagattatgaatggtgtggaggagcgcagattgtcaaaatgaccaatcattgtaacccgctgttgtcctcatgtgggctaattaggctaggaaagacgttaaatgcgttttttcctttccgcgggtcgggtcggatttgggtcacaattcgaacatatttttgcggattgggcggggcggtttggatctcctgaaaagtcgggttggggcgggttttaaaaaaagcccacccgcgcatcactacctTGCGGACTCTGATAAATGGGGCGTTCATGCTGTGTTGGAGTTCACAGTGATGACCTGCTTCTTCTAACTGCGAGCACTCAGGTGCTCTGCAGTTAGAACGTGTGAGAAACGTGTAATGGAgcaaatgttgaaacaaatgTCCATTAATCTtgaacattgcgactgtatttGCACAAAGTATGGTGTGAGGTCATGGACATGTTCACACCCTTACAGTGGACTGTTTAAAACACTGCGATTAGACAGATGTCTCCCACAGGGCTAAAACCCAAAGACTTGAGTTTCTTTCTCAAGCCATCCGCATCCTTAACACACATAAAACTCTTTAAACCGCATTGCATGGACTTGTCATACTTCACAGACACCCTTGTTTTACTGCCCTCTGGCAATATATTGAGATACACTGTAAAACCCGACAAGTTAGTTGAACTCAAAAAATTTGGTGAAACAGATTACACAAAAAAATTTAAGTAATGGTAACTTGGTTTTGCTAAGTCAAAGAAACGTAACTTTTTTAATTAGTCTCCACTAGCGAATTTTGAGAGTGTTCAACAAGTCTTTTTTAAGTTGAAACATCCACTCGTTGAGTTTGCAGTAATTAATAAAATTAAGCTCAGCTTACTTGGATTCATTAATATCAACATAAAATATTTAATTTAGCATCAACCAATTATTGTAATTAAACTTAACTTAAAAGTTTAAATTATCAGAAAGTTGAACAAACTTGCTCATTTTGATTAGTTTCAACTTTAGGACTTGGAAGAACATAGGCCACTGAAATTCGACTTAATCTTTTAATGTAAACCATGAAAACAAGTACAGATTGGAGTTCAGATCAAGGCTGTAGTGAGGCTAAATTCaaataaacacagtttatccacctctaatTTGAGAAATGAGATAGACGATGGTAGGAGATGATagtattaaaataataattataaaaaaacattggacaataacgtCAACCATCAACAAATCATTGAATATGTTCAGGGAACAATTAATGAATACATTACAAAAACATTGGAGTTCGTAGCTTGGCTATCACCAAGCTcagtcttttgagattgaacatttgtctggggagtctgcgctgtatttctactggacaagaggcgtgatgaatttgcatagttcaaatgtctctgtacgcttggatagtccttcaaccaatcagaccacgaTCCTGGTGCGTCTGATGGATAAGCCAGGATgcgattggttccagcaaaagtggaacggaagcagaagagataaatgtgcaggattCCAGCCTGCAGAGCAAGATCCAATCGGCGACAAATCGGGCTGGGTTTCCTCATCTTGAACTCCGATTGAGAGACCTGAAAAAATTAACAAAGAACAACTGTGTGTTAATTTAATATCTAATAGGGATTACAAGTTAAGGGCTACTATGTCTATTGCACTATTAAGTTTAACATTTTCTCCTCAAACTTTTCCAGGGCAGTTGCATTATTGAAATAATTACTTGAAATAATACTAAGTAACGTCTCTGGAGTTTCctggtgaaaaaaacaaaagcttgAAATGTAACTCCAGTGTTGCTCGACCCATAGCCCTGTTCTTCGAGATCACTTCTGTCCATAagaataaaaatgacaaaatttGATGCAACAGAGACTAAATAGTGGCTCGGCAGCTATTGATAACCTACCAGGACATTTTGGCTTTAGCTTCAATTCAGTTTAGTTTAAGCTGCTGGACCAGTATTTGCTCTATGCTGTACCCAATTTTCTCATTGTTCTGATTCACATAGGCTaacttggaaatgaggtcctatgtccaaaaacTACCCCTTTAACAGTCATGTCAATAATAGACAACTTACGTACATCCCATGTCTTTATAAAAGTGCCATCATCTTCATGGAGGTAGAAAGGAAGGCCACTGAGTGCCACAGTGTGTGGGATATTTACATCCGAGGATCCCTGCATGTGAAAAGAAGTCATGTAGTCAAGCCAGTGATAATAATTCAAAATGCAGTAGGATTACCTTTCTTTGATAGTTACAGCTTCTGAAACCAAAGCATTCTTTAATCTTAATAAACATTATACAATGCATCTATTATAACATCATACTTTCTTTAGATATGGGTAGCCGGACTGTCCTGAAATAGGAAGATATAGCATGTATAGACCTAGATAGCCATTACCTTTAACGGTCATGTCAATAATAGACAACATGCTtacttacatcccatgtctttATAAAAGTGCCATCATCTTCATGGAGGTAGAAAGGAAGGCCACGGCGTGCCACAGCACGTTGGATATTTACATCCGAGGATCCCTGCATGTGAAAACAAACAGTCATATAGTCAAGccagtaataataacaatttgaaATGCAGTAGGGATTACCTTTCTTTGATAGTTAGTACAGCTTCTGAAACCAAAGTATTCTTTAATCTTATTACACATTATACTATACATCTATTATAACATCATACTTTCTTTAGATATGGGTAGCCCCCACTGTCCTAAAATAGGAAGATATAGCATGTATAGACCTAGATAGCCATTACTAAGATGACCAAGACAACTATCTTATTTTAGATTATCTACACACAGGTgaccactaggctactgtaggatTTCATGGAGTGCTGAAATGTAGCATACAGTATTTTGGCCCATTTCTGAGCTCAAATATGCTTTGAGGTTGTGAACTCATTGCTGTTGTGTCATCATAACTATTCCAGCTGAGTGTGCATGGTTAAAATTCTATAGTCTAGGTAACAGCACTAATAATTTGAATAATTTCTAGCAAAGCATTTTAGGTCTTTACGGTtctaaactgaaaatgtccaagGATTATGTCCCAAAAATCTGATCACCTTCATCTTACAGTAAACGCATTTACTGAATGAAATGTGCACGTACACAGGTCGTCATAACGGCATGGAAGTGGACTAACGGACGGACGTAACGTCGCTAGCATGCTAAACGCTAGCATGCTAAGCGCTAATGTTGCCGGTCAGAACCTGTGCCCTGTTATTAAGCAACGCACCACATAGCTTGCACTTCAAAGTCATTGTGTTAAACAGTACTAACGGTGTAAATTATTCCATGTTTTTAGTCACATTGGAGATTGCTAgcgttaagttagctgatcaatcaAGTGCTGGCATACAGAAGCAAGATTCTTAGCTGCTAGCTAGTAACTGGATACATTTACGTAGCAGTCAAATATTTTCAAACTTTTGGCTTTAGCAATATGGTAAAGGTCGTACGTTAGGGTCAAAATGCACCACTTAATTTATCCACTTACGTTTAATTGCGGTTTTCTCTTCTCGTTGTCCCGTTGTATCTTCTCCTGTGCCCCATTCTTTTCGTGTCTTCTCTGGTGGTCGACCGTTATGCGTCGCTTCGCTTGACGTGCACAAGATCCATGGCAGAAGATCCGCCTACAAATCTGTTCCCACGCATTCTATTTTTTCAAATTACTTAAAGCGGACGAGTGCTGTCAACTTAAAAGTAAATATTTGTTCAAGTAACACAGACGGTTAAAGTACAATgagctatttttcatttttgagtgttttcaaatcaaaaaaactattttacttGTAGTGTTCGGTTTTACAGTGTATAATTATATTATATCTAAATATTTTTCTTTATCCTTATAAAAAAGATGCCTATGCATTGTTTCACAGCAATATATCTATGTATGAGACAAATAAAAATCCTTGATATGCAGCTTTAAGTGATAAAAACAAGTTCACAGTAGAATCCTTGGACCTCAAAGTCCACAATTGCATTATGAAGTAACGATAAGTCAACGACTGCAACGCTATCCATCATCCCCAAGTTTTGTTCCCAcgttaaaaaaaagacaataatgTTTTCCCATTATTCACAGACTGCAAACGCACCATAGGaattagtgatgcgcgggtgggctttttttaaaacccgccccaacccgacttttcaggagatccaaaccgccccgcccaatccgcaaaaatatgttcgaattgtgacccaaatccgacccgacccgcggaaaggaaaaaacgcatttaacgtctttcctagcctaattagcccacatgaggacaacagcgggttacaatgattggtcattttgacaatctgcgctcctccacaccattcataatctgcagcctagacatagctagtgttaaatctcatcttcataacaagtttccattcatatttccccttgcgacttcataggctagcctacttttgcgtttaacactgccaagcatttaacaagcacagctgtttattcgtgtagcctatgacagaagcgaggtgttctcgcattgtgcacaaccttcgatatcccagatcattaggctccatgtccataaagtagcgaatgcgcgattgactttttcagtcagtcacgcatggcgcaattgggtgctgaatttaggagaaattatgttttgcgctcgaccacacctcctgtattgcaggcgcatcgccacctaatatgtcggaagttaacaagtgagaaatgtgcatttttacttttttgacccgacccacccgcaatatttagaaaaaactattaggcctacccaaatccgcccgacccgcgggtaaacccgcggatatccgcgggtaatgagctgaaccgcgcatcactaataGGAATCGACTGCATTTGTTCATCTTCCACAACAATAGATGGCAGCATACGTCTGATTTTGCTTCAGCGCTTTAAACttggaaaagaaaggaagaaagatgtAAACGCAAACATCAGCTACCAACGTGTGTATGGCATAGTACTGCAGATGTGTTCTTGTTTACAGTAAGTTGTAGTCTTCGTTATACGCTTGGAAGGCCCAGTCTGATTCCATGCATGGAGCATTTCGAAGAGGATTTAGTGGAGGCACTGAAGGAAATAGTGAGAGACGGAAACTGGCAGTGTGTAGGAGACAAGTCTGGTTTCCAGGTGCCATGTACCAAGTAAGTTACACGCTGAAGTGACATTCTCGTCACTGACGTTAACGTGAATCGGTCAGTGCCACATTCCTCTGTATTCTTTGATCGGTAATGGTCTCTTACATTCTTGACGTCCGCTAAACGTATGCTGCTGATGGGCTACTACACCAGACACTGATATTGTTTTTATAGGTTATATTCAGAGGACGGCGAACATTTGGTCTTAGTGCACACAGAAGATGACAAATTCTGGGCAATGGATTCGTCTTGTCCGCACGAGGGTAAGTGATGAACCTTAGTTGATTAATGTCTCCACCGACTGATACTGTAGCAGCATTCTTGTGAGCTAACTTGACTACTTTGTGTCAATCTCCCCTCTGCCGTCATTCCTGCAGGGGGTCCATTGGAACTTGGTGACATTGAGGACCTTGGCGACGGTAAAATGGCACTAATCTGCCCGTGGCATCAGTTTGACTTCTGCCTGGACACAGGAGCCTCCTCTACTGGGCTGCAGGTACCAGTCTGACGCTTGCTCACTGCTCATGTGTCAAACTTTTTAGGTAAAAGCTGTTCCTCAGATAAAGTGTATATTTGTCTCTACAGAATCAAGTTTACAACGTGAAAGTGGTGCAAGGGAAGGTGTATGTCAACTCACAGAACGAGTTGTCTCAGAGCCCTTTCCCTGAAGCCAACACCATAGTTGTTGGTAAGAAGCACTCAATGGATGTCTAATACAAAAAAATCTGTTAAAGTTCCTAACTCGAGGTAATGTCGTTGCAAGACGGTGTAGCTTGGTTTAAGATTAGTCTTGGAGTTATTTTAACATACTCTGAATGTAAGTTTCATTCATTGTGTTGTGATGTATTAGATACCCCTTCTAATGATATTCAATTGTTGTTTTAGACCAATTATGCATTGCAAATGGTAACAAACAGTCTTCAGAGAATAGCCTTTGTTACTGGGCCACGAAGATCCTGTGTACGCCTGATCCAGAGGAGAAGGTAAGGGGTCCTCACCCATAGTGAACAACACACTTGT encodes:
- the LOC134095302 gene encoding uncharacterized protein LOC134095302 → MQLWTLRSKDSTNAWEQICRRIFCHGSCARQAKRRITVDHQRRHEKNGAQEKIQRDNEKRKPQLNGSSDVNIQRAVARRGLPFYLHEDDGTFIKTWDGSSDVNIPHTVALSGLPFYLHEDDGTFIKTWDVSQSEFKMRKPSPICRRLDLALQAGILHIYLFCFRSTFAGTNRILAYPSDAPGSWSDWLKDYPSVQRHLNYANSSRLLSSRNTAQTPQTNVQSQKTELGDSQATNSNVFVMYSLIVP